A part of Acropora palmata chromosome 8, jaAcrPala1.3, whole genome shotgun sequence genomic DNA contains:
- the LOC141889375 gene encoding sphingolipid delta(4)-desaturase DES1-like, with translation MGGQVSRSDWIWSYTSEPHATRRKEILAKYPQIKKLMGLDPNLKYQIMLVMAIQMGMVYASQFMSWPLVILMSYTLGGLVNHSLCLGIHEISHNLAFGHSRPFLNRLFSVFANLPVGVPIAVTFKKYHLQHHRYQGDVELDGDLPTKFESQFFVNSATKLLWVLMMPFWFGIRPILVYPTWPQPLEIINYILQFAFNYWIYQLWGGKALFCLVGSMLFGMSLHPAAGHAIAEHYQFQDDVETYSYYGPLNWFLFNIGYHNEHHDFPNIPGSRLPKLQEIAPEYYKPLPHHTSYSKVIYEFITNPTIGPFSRTKRQGNRPGPEDMKVD, from the exons ATGGGAGGACAAGTTTCACGAAGTGATTGGATATGGTCCTACACTTCCGAGCCACATGCTACAAGGAGAAAGGAAATCTTAG ctaAATATCCCCAAATCAAGAAATTGATGGGATTAGACCCCAATCTCAAGTATCAAATAATGCTTGTCATGGCGATCCAGATGGGAATGGTGTACGCATCGCAATTCATGTCATGGCCACTGGTGATTTTGATGTCATACACACTTGGTGGACTGGTCAACCACTCCCTGTGTCTGGGAATCCATGAAATTTCGCACAACTTGGCTTTTGGTCACTCCCGTCCCTTTCTCAACAGGCTGTTTTCGGTGTTTGCTAATCTCCCCGTTGGCGTACCAATAGCAGTTACCTTCAAAAAGTACCACTTGCAGCATCACAGGTATCAGGGAGATGTGGAACTCGATGGAGACTtgccaacaaaatttgaatCTCAATTTTTTGTCAACTCAGCAACCAAATTGTTGTGGGTGTTAATGATGCCATTTTGGTTTGGTATTCGCCCTATTCTTGTGTACCCAACATGGCCTCAACCTCTGGAAATTATCAATTATATACTTCAGTTTGCTTTTAATTATTGGATATATCAGCTCTGGGGTGGAAAGGCACTTTTCTGTTTGGTAGGAAGCATGTTATTTGGGATGAGTCTCCATCCTGCCGCTGGTCACGCGATCGCCGAGCACTACCAATTCCAAGATGACGTTGAAACCTATTCCTATTATGGTCCATTAAACTGGTTCCTCTTCAACATTGGTTACCACAATGAGCACCACGACTTCCCCAATATCCCTGGATCCAGACTTCCTAAGTTGCAGGAGATTGCACCCGAATATTACAAGCCCTTGCCACATCATACCTCGTACTCCAAGGTCATTTACGAATTCATCACAAATCCAACGATTGGTCCCTTCTCCAGAACGAAGCGGCAAGGAAACCGACCTGGACCTGAAGACATGAAGGTAGACTAG
- the LOC141889376 gene encoding glutaredoxin-related protein 5, mitochondrial-like, with product MAAFVLQKLASKVLRHNPAPFCVAAKLRSFSEQKAQWTNERIDEVVKKDKVVVFMKGIPEQPMCGFSNVVVQILGMHGVDVYGNYNVLEDEGLRQGVKEYSSWPTIPQVYIGGEFLGGCDIMMQMHQNGELIEELQKVGIRSLLLDKAEEDKKNS from the coding sequence ATGGCTGcctttgttttgcaaaaattggCCTCTAAAGTTTTACGCCACAACCCTGCTCCCTTTTGTGTTGCAGCGAAGCTCAGGTCTTTCAGTGAGCAGAAGGCTCAGTGGACAAACGAAAGAATCGACGAAGTCGTCAAAAAAGACAAGGTAGTTGTGTTTATGAAAGGTATTCCTGAACAACCCATGTGTGGTTTCAGCAACGTCGTTGTTCAAATCCTTGGAATGCACGGTGTTGACGTTTATGGAAATTACAATGTTCTGGAGGACGAAGGATTGAGACAAGGAGTTAAAGAGTATTCAAGTTGGCCTACAATCCCTCAAGTTTACATTGGTGGGGAGTTTCTTGGAGGCTGTGACATTATGATGCAGATGCACCAAAATGGAGAGCTGATTGAGGAACTGCAGAAAGTTGGAATAAGATCACTGCTGTTAGACAAGGCAGAAGAGGATAAGAAGAACTCTTAA